The Acidimicrobiales bacterium genome includes a region encoding these proteins:
- the purQ gene encoding phosphoribosylformylglycinamidine synthase subunit PurQ, with product MSRRVGVVLFPGSNCEQDMVEAVGLVGGTAEILWHGDATVNGVDVVVVPGGFAHGDYLRPGAIARFSPVMAAVTEMARDGGPVVGVCNGFQVLTEAGLLPGALQKNRGMKFLCDTVELRVERTGTALTTGVEPGSVLRIPINHFEGNYTCDPETLAELRAEDRVVLRYVDNPNGSVDDIAGICSPQGNVVGLMPHPERATSALLGSDDGLALLASLVA from the coding sequence GTGAGTCGACGGGTCGGGGTGGTGCTGTTCCCCGGCTCGAACTGCGAGCAGGACATGGTGGAGGCCGTCGGGCTCGTCGGGGGCACCGCCGAGATCCTCTGGCACGGCGACGCCACGGTGAACGGTGTCGACGTGGTGGTCGTACCGGGCGGCTTCGCCCACGGCGACTACCTGCGCCCGGGGGCCATCGCCCGGTTCTCCCCGGTCATGGCGGCGGTCACCGAGATGGCTCGCGACGGCGGCCCGGTGGTCGGCGTGTGCAATGGCTTCCAGGTGCTGACCGAGGCCGGACTCCTGCCGGGTGCGCTGCAGAAGAACCGGGGCATGAAGTTCCTGTGCGACACCGTGGAGCTCCGTGTGGAGCGGACCGGAACGGCGTTGACGACCGGTGTCGAGCCCGGCTCGGTGCTGCGCATCCCGATCAACCACTTCGAGGGGAATTACACCTGTGATCCGGAGACGCTCGCCGAGTTGCGCGCCGAGGACCGGGTCGTCCTTCGCTATGTGGACAACCCGAACGGTTCGGTCGACGACATCGCCGGCATCTGCTCTCCGCAGGGCAACGTCGTCGGCCTGATGCCCCATCCCGAGCGGGCGACGAGTGCGTTGCTGGGCAGCGACGACGGGCTGGCGCTGCTCGCCTCGTTGGTGGCCTGA
- the rfbF gene encoding glucose-1-phosphate cytidylyltransferase, giving the protein MKAVILAGGLGTRLREETEFRPKPMVEIGGKPILWHLMKIMGHGGIEEFVVCTGYRGEVIKDYFLNYEAQNQDFTVHLGSKAEITYHGEHDESDWTVTVVDTGQATQTGGRVKRVERHLGDERCLVTYGDGLADVDLGALLAFHRAHGGLATVTTVRPTSRFGVMDIHADGRVERFREKPQSDGYVNAGFFVFEPGAFAYIGEDSVLEQEPLAALAAAGELHAYRHDGFWQPMDTYREFQMLNDLWSSGAAPWKVWA; this is encoded by the coding sequence GTGAAGGCGGTCATCCTCGCGGGCGGTCTCGGCACCCGGCTCCGGGAGGAGACCGAGTTCCGCCCCAAGCCGATGGTCGAGATCGGCGGCAAGCCGATCCTCTGGCACCTCATGAAGATCATGGGCCACGGCGGGATCGAAGAGTTCGTGGTCTGCACCGGCTACCGCGGCGAGGTGATCAAGGACTACTTCCTCAACTACGAGGCGCAGAACCAGGACTTCACCGTCCACCTCGGCTCGAAGGCCGAGATCACCTACCACGGGGAGCACGACGAGAGCGACTGGACCGTGACCGTCGTCGACACGGGCCAGGCCACCCAGACCGGCGGCCGCGTGAAGCGCGTCGAGCGCCACCTCGGGGACGAACGCTGCCTGGTGACCTACGGCGACGGCCTCGCCGACGTCGACCTCGGCGCCCTCCTCGCCTTCCACCGGGCCCACGGCGGCCTGGCCACCGTCACCACCGTGCGGCCCACGAGCCGGTTCGGTGTGATGGACATCCACGCCGACGGGCGGGTCGAGCGGTTCCGCGAGAAGCCGCAGAGCGACGGGTACGTCAACGCCGGCTTCTTCGTGTTCGAGCCGGGCGCGTTCGCGTACATCGGCGAGGACTCGGTGCTCGAACAGGAACCGCTCGCCGCGCTGGCGGCCGCCGGAGAGCTCCACGCCTACCGCCACGACGGGTTCTGGCAGCCGATGGACACCTACCGGGAGTTCCAGATGCTCAACGACCTCTGGTCGTCCGGGGCGGCACCGTGGAAGGTGTGGGCGTGA
- the purS gene encoding phosphoribosylformylglycinamidine synthase subunit PurS → MVFSVHVEVRLRPGIADPQGSTVERALPHLGFDGVSGVRVGKSIRFAIEAADEDAARAEVDDICARFLTNPVIEDAVVDVRPEATAGASA, encoded by the coding sequence ATGGTCTTCTCGGTGCACGTCGAGGTCCGGTTGCGACCCGGGATCGCCGATCCGCAGGGCTCCACCGTCGAACGGGCCCTGCCCCACCTGGGCTTCGACGGTGTGAGCGGCGTGAGGGTCGGCAAGAGCATCCGCTTCGCGATCGAGGCCGCCGACGAGGACGCGGCTCGGGCCGAGGTCGACGACATCTGCGCCCGCTTCCTCACCAACCCGGTGATCGAGGACGCCGTCGTCGACGTTCGGCCCGAGGCCACCGCCGGAGCGTCGGCGTGA
- the purB gene encoding adenylosuccinate lyase — protein sequence MPSPVPNVLAARYASAEMAGLWSPEHKVVLERELWLAVLEAQADLGLAVPDGVVEDYRSVLHEVDLDAIDARERVTRHDVKARIDEFCALAGHQHIHKGMTSRDLTENVEQLQVRRALLVVRVRMVAALARLAERAAEQSLVVITGRTHNVPAQATTLGKRFASTAEELLCALDRLDDLLARYPLRGIKGPVGTQQDMLDLFDGDRERLAALEGRVASHLGFARLLTSVGQVYPRSLDLDVVAALVQAASGPASLALTVRLMAGQELATEGFRPGQVGSSAMPHKMNSRSCERIGGLLVVLRGHLAMVASLAGDQWNEGDVSCSVVRRVALPDAFLAVDGLFETFLTVLDDFGAYPAVIERELDRYLPFLATTKVLIAAVRHGVGREEAHEVVKEHAVAAALRLREEAPEENDLLARLAGDPRLGLDPSELAGVLADPLDFVGAAPDQVRAVVGRIERIVADDPVAAAYRPGDIL from the coding sequence ATGCCCTCACCCGTTCCCAACGTGCTCGCCGCCCGCTACGCCAGCGCGGAGATGGCCGGTCTGTGGTCGCCGGAGCACAAGGTCGTGCTCGAGCGGGAGCTCTGGCTGGCGGTGCTCGAGGCGCAGGCCGATCTCGGCCTCGCCGTCCCGGACGGCGTCGTCGAGGACTACCGGTCGGTGCTCCACGAGGTCGACCTCGACGCCATCGACGCCCGCGAGCGGGTCACCCGCCACGACGTGAAGGCCCGGATCGACGAGTTCTGCGCGCTCGCCGGCCACCAGCACATCCACAAGGGGATGACCTCGCGTGACCTGACCGAGAACGTCGAGCAGCTGCAGGTGCGGCGGGCGCTGCTCGTCGTCAGGGTGCGGATGGTCGCCGCGCTCGCCCGGTTGGCCGAGCGCGCCGCGGAGCAGTCCCTCGTGGTGATCACCGGTCGGACGCACAACGTCCCCGCCCAGGCGACCACCCTCGGCAAGCGCTTCGCCAGCACCGCCGAGGAGCTGTTGTGCGCCCTCGACCGTCTCGACGATCTCCTGGCGCGGTACCCGCTGCGGGGGATCAAGGGCCCGGTGGGCACCCAACAGGACATGCTCGACCTCTTCGACGGCGACCGCGAGCGCCTCGCCGCGCTCGAGGGCCGGGTGGCGTCCCACCTCGGGTTCGCCCGGCTCCTCACGAGCGTGGGGCAGGTCTACCCCCGGTCGCTCGACCTCGACGTGGTGGCGGCGCTGGTCCAGGCGGCGTCGGGACCCGCCAGCCTGGCCCTCACCGTCCGGCTCATGGCCGGTCAGGAGCTCGCCACCGAGGGCTTCCGGCCGGGCCAGGTCGGCTCCTCGGCGATGCCCCACAAGATGAACAGCCGGAGCTGTGAGCGCATCGGCGGCCTGCTCGTCGTGCTGCGCGGTCACCTGGCCATGGTCGCCTCCCTGGCCGGCGACCAGTGGAACGAGGGGGACGTGAGCTGCTCGGTGGTGCGGCGCGTGGCGCTGCCCGACGCGTTCCTCGCCGTCGACGGGCTGTTCGAGACGTTCCTGACCGTGCTCGACGACTTCGGCGCCTATCCGGCGGTCATCGAGCGCGAGCTCGACCGTTACCTGCCGTTCCTGGCCACGACGAAGGTCCTGATCGCGGCCGTCCGCCACGGCGTGGGCCGGGAGGAGGCCCACGAGGTCGTCAAGGAGCACGCCGTCGCCGCCGCGCTGCGGCTCCGGGAGGAGGCCCCCGAGGAGAACGATCTGCTCGCCCGGCTGGCCGGCGACCCCCGTCTCGGCCTCGACCCGAGCGAGTTGGCCGGCGTGCTGGCCGATCCGCTCGACTTCGTCGGCGCCGCGCCCGATCAGGTCCGGGCCGTGGTGGGGCGCATCGAGCGGATCGTGGCCGACGACCCGGTCGCCGCCGCCTACCGTCCCGGCGACATCCTCTAG
- a CDS encoding phosphoribosylaminoimidazolesuccinocarboxamide synthase, with protein MSDSELRPVYSGKVRDIYAVGDDRLLLVTSDRLSAFDVVMDEPITDKGRVLTAMSAFWFDHLGDVAGNHLLSTDLDDLPPAARRPEWAGRVMLCRRAEMLPVECIVRGYLTGSAWKEYATAGTMHGEALPAGLREASRLDAPTFTPSTKADEGHDVNISFEAACEIVGTERMEEARRISLELYSEGAAWAAARGILIADTKFELGVVGGELVVADEVLTPDSSRFWPADAWSPGTTPPSFDKQPVRDFLDGLDWDKRPPPPPLPPEVVAATSQRYVAAYEMITGQRLSDWPG; from the coding sequence GTGAGCGACTCCGAGCTGCGTCCCGTCTACTCGGGCAAGGTGCGCGACATCTACGCCGTCGGCGACGACCGGCTCCTCCTCGTCACCTCCGATCGCCTGTCGGCCTTCGACGTCGTGATGGACGAGCCGATCACCGACAAGGGCCGGGTGCTCACCGCGATGTCGGCCTTCTGGTTCGACCACCTCGGGGACGTGGCGGGCAACCACCTCCTGTCCACCGATCTCGACGACCTCCCCCCGGCGGCCCGGCGGCCCGAGTGGGCCGGTCGGGTGATGCTGTGCCGGCGCGCCGAGATGCTCCCGGTGGAGTGCATCGTCCGGGGGTACCTCACCGGTTCGGCGTGGAAGGAGTACGCCACCGCCGGCACGATGCACGGCGAGGCGCTGCCCGCCGGGCTGCGGGAGGCCAGCCGGCTCGACGCACCCACCTTCACGCCGTCGACGAAGGCCGACGAGGGCCACGACGTGAACATCTCCTTCGAGGCGGCCTGCGAGATCGTCGGGACCGAGCGCATGGAGGAGGCCCGTCGCATCTCCCTGGAGCTCTACTCCGAGGGGGCCGCGTGGGCCGCGGCGCGGGGGATCCTCATCGCCGACACGAAGTTCGAGCTCGGCGTGGTCGGCGGCGAGCTCGTGGTGGCCGACGAGGTCCTCACCCCCGACTCGTCGCGGTTCTGGCCCGCCGACGCATGGAGCCCCGGCACCACCCCCCCGTCGTTCGACAAGCAGCCGGTGCGTGACTTCCTCGACGGCCTCGACTGGGACAAGCGTCCGCCGCCGCCGCCGCTGCCCCCGGAGGTCGTGGCCGCCACGTCGCAGCGCTACGTCGCCGCCTACGAGATGATCACCGGGCAGCGCCTGTCGGACTGGCCGGGCTGA
- the purF gene encoding amidophosphoribosyltransferase has product MSPEGSSGRPSPPPEERVDDDTPKEACGVFGVYAPGQPVSHLTYLGLYALQHRGQEAAGMAVSDGDTITVVKDMGLVSNTFDDRTLAALTGHLAIGHTRYSTTGSSTWRNAQPVYRDIGDHTVALGHNGNLVNTEELAADAGMLPGTVASDSDLMAELLADELGKHPESSSDGRALERALLALAPRLKGAFSVVAMDEGHVIGLRDPSGFRPLCLGKLDQGWVLASESPALDVVGAHLVRELEPGEMIVIDATGYRSVRAFPPEAVDPRLCLFEFVYFARPDSRLYGRSVHQARVHMGEQLAEQAPIEADLVMGVPESGIPAAEGFARRSGIPYGQGLVKNRYIGRTFIAPNQAMRALGVRMKLNPLRDNIAGKRLVVVDDSIVRGTTTRAMVSMLREAGAAEVHMRISSPPYKWPCFYGMDTGARSELLAAHMSVDEIREYLNVDSISYLTLDRLVAATGAVGAGFCDACLTGHYPVEVPVNLTKGVLELQPDAPSGVPESAFEGLLAGEAALPTSQVRGEASPSPVSDPATTSADGEHGG; this is encoded by the coding sequence GTGAGCCCCGAGGGATCGAGCGGTCGACCATCCCCTCCGCCCGAGGAGCGGGTCGACGACGACACCCCGAAGGAGGCGTGCGGCGTCTTCGGCGTGTACGCCCCGGGCCAACCGGTCTCCCACCTCACCTACCTCGGCCTCTACGCCCTCCAGCACCGAGGCCAGGAGGCGGCGGGGATGGCGGTGAGCGACGGCGACACCATCACCGTCGTGAAGGACATGGGGCTGGTGTCGAACACCTTCGACGACCGCACCCTGGCCGCCCTGACCGGCCACCTCGCCATCGGCCACACCCGGTACTCCACCACCGGATCGAGCACCTGGCGCAACGCCCAGCCCGTGTACCGCGACATCGGCGACCACACCGTCGCGCTCGGGCACAACGGGAACCTGGTGAACACCGAGGAGCTGGCCGCCGACGCGGGCATGTTGCCCGGCACGGTCGCCAGTGACAGCGACCTGATGGCCGAGCTCCTGGCCGACGAGTTGGGCAAGCACCCCGAGTCGAGCTCCGACGGTCGGGCCCTCGAGCGGGCCCTGCTCGCCCTCGCCCCCCGTCTCAAGGGGGCGTTCTCGGTGGTGGCCATGGACGAGGGCCACGTCATCGGGCTGCGCGACCCCAGCGGGTTCCGGCCGTTGTGCCTCGGCAAGCTCGACCAGGGCTGGGTGCTCGCGTCGGAGAGCCCCGCCCTCGACGTGGTGGGCGCCCACCTCGTCCGTGAGCTCGAGCCGGGCGAGATGATCGTGATCGACGCCACCGGGTACCGCTCGGTGCGCGCCTTCCCCCCCGAGGCCGTCGACCCCCGTCTCTGCCTGTTCGAGTTCGTCTACTTCGCCCGGCCCGACTCCCGTCTCTACGGCCGCAGCGTCCACCAGGCCCGGGTGCACATGGGCGAGCAGCTCGCCGAGCAGGCGCCGATCGAGGCCGACCTCGTCATGGGCGTGCCGGAGTCCGGCATCCCCGCGGCCGAGGGGTTCGCCCGTCGCTCCGGCATCCCCTACGGGCAGGGTCTGGTCAAGAACCGCTACATCGGCCGCACCTTCATCGCCCCCAACCAGGCCATGCGGGCGCTGGGCGTGCGGATGAAGCTCAACCCACTTCGCGACAACATCGCCGGCAAGCGCCTCGTCGTGGTCGACGACTCGATCGTGCGGGGCACCACCACCCGGGCGATGGTCTCGATGCTGCGGGAGGCGGGGGCCGCCGAGGTGCACATGCGGATCTCGTCGCCGCCGTACAAGTGGCCCTGCTTCTACGGCATGGACACCGGGGCGCGGTCCGAGCTCCTGGCCGCCCACATGAGCGTCGACGAGATCCGCGAGTACCTCAACGTCGACTCGATCTCCTACCTCACCCTCGACCGGCTCGTGGCGGCCACCGGGGCCGTGGGGGCGGGTTTCTGCGACGCCTGCCTCACCGGCCACTACCCCGTCGAGGTGCCGGTGAACCTCACCAAGGGCGTGCTCGAGCTCCAGCCCGACGCACCCTCCGGGGTCCCCGAGTCGGCGTTCGAGGGCCTGCTGGCCGGGGAGGCCGCCCTGCCCACCAGCCAGGTCCGCGGCGAGGCATCACCGTCGCCGGTGAGCGATCCGGCCACGACGTCCGCCGACGGCGAGCACGGTGGCTGA
- the purL gene encoding phosphoribosylformylglycinamidine synthase subunit PurL produces the protein MDDGIHRALGLTDGEHAEIVRIIGRAPNHLELAMYAVMWSEHCSYKSSRIHLKRLPTEAPWVLVGPGENAGVVDVGDGIAAAIRIESHNHPSAIEPYQGAATGVGGILRDIFTMGARPIALMDPLRFGPLDDARSRWIAEGVVSGVSGYGNSVGVPTVGGETVFDETYRGNPLVNVLCLGLLPTERLVLGQATGVGNLAVLLGSTTGRDGIGGVSVLASAGFSDEASDAEKRPSVQVGDPYEEKRLIEACLELLDARLVVGIQDLGGAGLCCATSETASRGGMGMDVDVTAVPRREEGMEPFEVMTSESQERMLAIVEPEDLDRVLEICRRWEVRSTVIGRVTPGPATGDPDGGRLRILDGFDGEVLADIPAASLHEDAPLYDRPCANPAAFDETTRISSIDDGPMPESVDPGAELLEMLGDTRWVWSQYDHQLFLNTVEGPGGDAAVLRLKHPLTGEDTGRGLALTTDGNHRWCAVDPRRGTALTVAESVLNLACVGARPLAVVNCLNFGNPEHPEVMWQLSEAIDGMGEACRAFDIPVIGGNVSLYNESLGSDIDPTPVVGLLGVVDRLDRRPPGVGLVDGGRLVLIGVTQPELSGSRWARARGRRGGRLPALDAEHHLAVAGVVRTLVAGGVLAGAHDVSGGGLGLALAEMAVRSNLGVNVARVPDAASLFSESPSRVVVCVRPDDVTTVLNTCDQAGVPTARIGMAGGDRIIVKGLLDVALADARACWDDRLPQALGAGNVQA, from the coding sequence ATGGACGACGGCATCCATCGCGCCCTGGGCCTCACCGACGGCGAGCACGCCGAGATCGTGCGGATCATCGGACGGGCGCCCAACCACCTCGAGCTAGCGATGTACGCCGTCATGTGGTCCGAGCACTGCTCCTACAAGTCGTCCCGGATCCACCTGAAGCGACTCCCCACCGAGGCGCCGTGGGTTCTGGTGGGCCCGGGTGAGAACGCCGGCGTCGTCGACGTGGGCGACGGCATCGCCGCGGCCATCCGCATCGAGAGCCACAACCACCCCTCGGCCATCGAGCCCTACCAGGGTGCGGCCACCGGTGTGGGCGGCATCCTCCGGGACATCTTCACCATGGGCGCCCGCCCCATCGCCCTCATGGACCCGTTGCGCTTCGGTCCGCTCGACGACGCCCGGAGCCGCTGGATCGCCGAGGGCGTCGTGAGCGGCGTCTCGGGCTACGGCAACTCCGTCGGGGTCCCCACCGTCGGGGGTGAGACCGTGTTCGACGAGACCTATCGCGGCAACCCCCTCGTCAACGTGCTCTGCCTCGGGCTGTTGCCCACCGAGCGCCTCGTGCTCGGCCAGGCCACCGGGGTCGGCAACCTGGCCGTCCTGCTCGGCTCCACCACCGGTCGCGACGGGATCGGCGGGGTCAGCGTGCTGGCCTCGGCCGGTTTCTCGGACGAGGCCTCCGACGCCGAGAAGCGCCCGAGCGTCCAGGTCGGCGACCCGTACGAGGAGAAGCGGCTCATCGAGGCCTGCCTCGAGCTCCTCGACGCCCGCCTGGTGGTGGGCATCCAGGATCTCGGCGGGGCCGGCCTGTGCTGTGCCACCAGCGAGACGGCCAGCCGCGGGGGGATGGGGATGGACGTCGACGTCACCGCCGTCCCCCGACGCGAGGAGGGCATGGAGCCCTTCGAGGTGATGACCTCCGAGAGCCAGGAGCGGATGCTGGCCATCGTGGAACCCGAGGACCTCGACCGCGTCCTCGAGATCTGCCGCCGGTGGGAGGTCCGATCCACGGTGATCGGGCGGGTCACGCCCGGGCCGGCCACCGGTGACCCCGACGGGGGTCGCCTGCGCATCCTCGACGGGTTCGACGGCGAGGTGCTCGCCGACATCCCGGCGGCGTCGCTGCACGAGGACGCCCCCCTGTACGACCGTCCCTGCGCCAACCCGGCGGCCTTCGACGAGACGACCCGCATCTCGAGCATCGACGACGGGCCGATGCCCGAGAGCGTCGACCCCGGCGCCGAGCTGCTGGAGATGCTGGGCGACACGCGCTGGGTGTGGTCGCAGTACGACCACCAGCTCTTCCTCAACACGGTCGAGGGCCCAGGCGGCGACGCCGCCGTCCTCCGGTTGAAGCACCCGCTCACCGGCGAGGACACCGGTCGGGGGCTGGCGCTCACCACCGACGGCAACCACCGGTGGTGCGCCGTCGACCCGCGCCGGGGGACGGCCCTCACCGTCGCCGAGTCGGTCCTGAACCTGGCCTGCGTCGGTGCCCGTCCGCTCGCCGTCGTCAACTGCCTCAACTTCGGCAACCCCGAGCACCCCGAGGTCATGTGGCAGCTCTCCGAGGCGATCGACGGGATGGGCGAGGCCTGTCGGGCGTTCGACATCCCGGTGATCGGCGGGAACGTGAGCCTCTACAACGAGTCGCTCGGGTCCGACATCGACCCGACGCCGGTGGTCGGGCTGCTCGGGGTCGTCGACCGGCTCGATCGCCGTCCCCCGGGGGTCGGCCTCGTCGACGGAGGACGCCTCGTCCTGATCGGCGTCACCCAGCCCGAGCTGTCGGGTTCGCGCTGGGCCCGGGCCCGCGGCCGGCGAGGCGGCCGCCTCCCCGCCCTCGACGCCGAGCACCACCTCGCCGTGGCCGGGGTCGTCCGGACCCTCGTCGCCGGTGGGGTGCTGGCCGGGGCGCACGACGTGTCCGGTGGTGGTCTGGGACTTGCACTGGCCGAGATGGCCGTGCGCTCGAACCTCGGGGTGAACGTCGCCCGGGTGCCCGATGCGGCGTCGCTGTTCAGCGAGAGCCCGTCGCGGGTCGTGGTGTGCGTCCGTCCCGACGACGTCACGACCGTGCTCAACACCTGCGACCAGGCCGGCGTCCCGACGGCCCGGATCGGCATGGCCGGTGGCGACCGGATCATCGTGAAGGGCCTGCTCGACGTCGCCCTCGCCGACGCCCGGGCCTGCTGGGACGACCGTCTCCCCCAGGCTCTCGGGGCCGGCAACGTGCAGGCGTGA